Proteins from one bacterium genomic window:
- a CDS encoding lipoate--protein ligase family protein, producing MRLRVIRDGARSGAENMAADARLLEAHRPGDDPVLRLYRWSPPAVSYGYHQRAADFDAEAVARRGYGLVRRPTGGRAILHADELTYAVVGDARSALFGDSLHAAYASVNSALLLFVRRLGLSPDVSAGESLAAARDAVCFASAGRHEITVGGRKLIGSAQRRLASGFLQHGSILTGQGHVDLLACLRGDVDGQEQRARLRAATTDLAQLLGRELAVADLDGFADALVEAFAETFRCGTYAGGA from the coding sequence ATGCGCCTGCGCGTGATCCGCGACGGCGCCCGCAGCGGTGCCGAGAACATGGCGGCCGACGCCCGCTTGCTCGAGGCCCACCGTCCCGGCGACGATCCCGTCCTGCGCCTCTATCGCTGGTCGCCGCCGGCGGTCAGCTACGGCTACCACCAGCGCGCGGCAGACTTCGATGCCGAGGCCGTGGCGCGCCGGGGCTACGGCCTGGTGCGCCGTCCCACGGGCGGGCGCGCCATCCTGCACGCCGACGAGCTGACCTACGCCGTGGTCGGTGATGCCCGTTCCGCCCTCTTCGGCGATTCGCTGCACGCAGCCTACGCGTCGGTCAATTCCGCCCTCCTGCTGTTCGTGCGGCGGCTGGGACTCTCTCCCGACGTCTCCGCCGGCGAATCCCTGGCCGCCGCGCGGGACGCCGTCTGCTTCGCGTCGGCCGGCCGTCACGAGATCACCGTGGGCGGACGCAAGCTGATCGGTTCGGCGCAGCGCCGGCTGGCGTCCGGTTTCCTGCAGCACGGCTCCATCCTGACCGGCCAGGGCCACGTCGATCTGCTCGCCTGTCTGCGGGGGGATGTCGACGGCCAGGAACAACGCGCGCGCCTGCGGGCGGCGACGACGGATCTCGCGCAGTTGCTGGGCCGAGAATTGGCCGTCGCGGATCTGGACGGCTTCGCGGA